The proteins below are encoded in one region of bacterium:
- a CDS encoding sugar phosphate isomerase/epimerase, protein MSVRYGMNLLLWTDDPTQESLLPLYERLAAMGFDGLELPILSGEPETYASLGRRLADLGLACTAVAICNDESDPISPNAAVRNAAREGLHHAIDCAEAAGAELLGGPLYAAIGRFSGNGPTQEEWDHSLEVLGDAADHAERAGLHLAFEFLNRFEIYLLNTAGDATRYAQELGRTNVGVHYDTFHAHIEEKDPGDAIRKAGPAIRHVHISENDRGTPGTGQVHWSDSFDALAAISYDGWLTIEAFGSALPSLAAATKIWRRTFDDEESLARDGLAFMKGAWERRTSGGSK, encoded by the coding sequence ATGAGTGTCCGCTACGGAATGAACCTGCTGCTGTGGACCGACGATCCCACCCAGGAATCCCTGCTACCTCTCTACGAGCGCCTCGCGGCCATGGGCTTCGATGGGTTGGAGCTCCCGATCTTGAGCGGCGAGCCCGAAACCTACGCCAGCCTCGGGCGTCGCCTCGCCGACCTCGGGCTTGCCTGCACCGCGGTGGCCATCTGCAACGACGAGAGTGATCCGATCTCGCCGAACGCGGCCGTGCGAAACGCGGCACGCGAGGGACTCCACCACGCCATCGATTGCGCCGAAGCCGCCGGCGCCGAGCTGCTCGGTGGCCCTTTGTACGCCGCCATCGGTCGCTTCTCTGGCAATGGACCCACCCAGGAAGAATGGGATCACAGCCTGGAAGTGCTAGGCGACGCCGCGGATCACGCGGAGCGCGCAGGCTTGCACCTGGCCTTCGAGTTCCTGAACCGCTTCGAGATCTACCTGCTGAACACGGCCGGAGACGCGACCCGCTACGCGCAAGAACTCGGCCGCACGAACGTCGGCGTACACTACGACACCTTTCATGCGCACATCGAAGAAAAAGATCCGGGAGATGCGATCCGCAAGGCCGGACCCGCAATCCGTCATGTGCACATTTCAGAGAACGACCGCGGCACACCGGGCACCGGTCAGGTGCATTGGAGCGACAGCTTCGATGCTCTTGCAGCCATCTCGTACGACGGCTGGCTGACGATCGAGGCCTTCGGCTCGGCCCTCCCGAGCCTGGCCGCGGCCACCAAGATCTGGCGCCGCACCTTCGACGACGAGGAAAGCCTGGCTCGCGACGGCCTGGCGTTCATGAAAGGCGCGTGGGAGCGTCGGACCAGCGGAGGAAGCAAGTGA
- a CDS encoding TIM barrel protein: MSTTAFEPEFMRIGVLTAALQELTPRERRDPDPDLAIEEWLEFAAELDVECIQLASALHPDESDIPPEAMLDPVANTLDLRAPFDAERARRVRAATSATGVGIADLGFFDNMLHEEAKIRAEKHAFLLRVFDAAVLLGVPAVCGFVGRNQKLSMDQNLQDFEESFIPLLREAKARGLEFRIEQCPMPGWTTGDAFHNNIAYAPGTWVALHRICEKHGVGDQLRVHYDPSHAILMGQDTRAIFQWLKEEGYGFLISGFHVKGQVIDSRGVAAWGYGGQTVERGDWVDGVPSANPADQANAWKKQTVLCEHELPGTARHDPLAYLQNRSVDWLDHQLAARELLDLDVAKTPLIVEHEYPPARVQEKDALLPILKGSIAFTRHIDRAAASMFALHRNVLPAQDIPVQGIGRQAYRS, from the coding sequence GTGAGCACCACGGCCTTCGAGCCTGAGTTCATGCGGATCGGCGTACTGACGGCGGCTCTTCAGGAGTTGACGCCACGAGAGCGTCGCGACCCGGATCCGGACCTGGCGATCGAAGAATGGCTGGAGTTCGCCGCTGAGCTCGATGTGGAATGCATCCAACTGGCATCGGCACTCCACCCGGATGAATCCGACATCCCCCCGGAGGCGATGCTCGACCCGGTGGCCAATACCCTGGATCTCCGCGCACCCTTCGATGCGGAGCGCGCGCGTCGCGTTCGAGCGGCAACGAGCGCAACGGGCGTCGGCATCGCCGACCTCGGTTTCTTCGACAACATGCTTCATGAGGAAGCGAAGATCCGCGCCGAGAAACACGCGTTCCTGCTGCGTGTATTCGATGCGGCGGTGCTCCTGGGTGTGCCCGCCGTGTGTGGGTTCGTCGGCCGCAACCAGAAGCTCTCGATGGACCAGAACCTCCAGGATTTCGAGGAGAGCTTCATCCCGTTGCTTCGGGAAGCCAAGGCCCGTGGGCTCGAATTCCGCATCGAGCAATGCCCGATGCCGGGCTGGACCACGGGCGACGCTTTCCACAACAACATCGCCTACGCACCGGGCACCTGGGTCGCACTCCATCGAATCTGCGAGAAACACGGCGTCGGCGACCAGTTGCGCGTTCACTATGACCCATCCCATGCGATTCTCATGGGCCAGGACACCCGCGCGATCTTCCAATGGCTGAAGGAAGAAGGTTACGGATTCTTGATCTCCGGATTTCACGTCAAGGGCCAGGTCATCGATTCACGCGGTGTCGCCGCCTGGGGATACGGAGGGCAGACCGTCGAGCGGGGCGATTGGGTCGACGGCGTGCCCTCGGCAAACCCCGCCGACCAGGCCAACGCCTGGAAGAAACAGACGGTTCTCTGTGAGCACGAACTCCCGGGCACCGCGCGCCACGACCCGCTCGCCTACCTGCAGAACCGGAGCGTCGATTGGCTGGATCATCAGCTCGCGGCGCGAGAACTTCTCGACCTGGACGTGGCGAAGACTCCGCTGATCGTCGAGCACGAATACCCGCCCGCCCGCGTACAAGAAAAGGATGCGCTGCTGCCGATTCTCAAGGGATCCATCGCCTTCACCCGCCATATCGACCGGGCCGCCGCGAGCATGTTCGCCCTCCACCGGAACGTCCTTCCCGCTCAGGACATTCCGGTCCAGGGCATCGGCCGCCAGGCCTACCGGAGCTAG
- a CDS encoding Gfo/Idh/MocA family oxidoreductase, producing MATPKLRIAMIGYQFMGRTHSNAWRQVARFFDTPFEPVLQVVCGRNEADVSAAARKLGFESHATSWQEVVARDDIDAVDICTPGDFHFPIVMAAAEAGKSILCEKPLANELQEAEQMLGAAEKAGVVHMLCHNYRRAPAVQLAKRLIDEGRLGRIHHYRGTYLQDWIVDPKFPRVWRLEKARAGSGALGDIASHSLDLARFLVGEIREVSGLLETFVTERPLEDGSGRGPVDVDDAALALLRFENGAIGTVEGTRFAPGRKNHNRFEINGSKGSLAFDLERMNELELYEEDGSESGFRTILATDPSHPYVSAWWPPGHIIGYEHTFIHTVLDFMRGIETGRSPEPNFEDGVKNQRLLDTIERSHTSRGWEQV from the coding sequence ATGGCAACCCCGAAGCTCCGCATCGCCATGATTGGCTACCAGTTCATGGGCCGCACCCACTCGAACGCCTGGCGCCAGGTCGCTCGTTTCTTCGACACGCCCTTCGAGCCCGTCTTGCAGGTGGTCTGCGGCCGCAACGAGGCAGATGTCTCAGCCGCCGCGAGAAAGCTCGGCTTCGAATCGCATGCGACCTCATGGCAAGAAGTCGTCGCCCGAGACGACATCGATGCGGTGGACATCTGCACACCCGGCGATTTCCATTTTCCGATCGTCATGGCCGCTGCAGAAGCCGGGAAGTCCATCCTATGCGAGAAACCCCTGGCCAACGAACTCCAGGAAGCCGAGCAGATGCTAGGTGCAGCCGAAAAGGCCGGCGTCGTTCACATGCTGTGCCACAACTACCGCCGCGCTCCCGCAGTGCAGCTTGCGAAGCGGTTGATCGATGAGGGTCGCCTCGGGCGCATCCACCACTACCGCGGCACCTATCTGCAGGATTGGATCGTCGATCCGAAGTTTCCTCGCGTGTGGCGCCTCGAGAAGGCGCGGGCCGGCAGCGGTGCGCTGGGCGATATCGCCTCTCACTCTCTCGATCTCGCGCGTTTCCTGGTAGGCGAGATCCGCGAGGTTTCGGGCCTGCTCGAGACCTTCGTCACGGAACGCCCCCTGGAAGACGGCAGCGGTCGCGGGCCGGTGGATGTGGACGACGCGGCACTCGCACTACTGCGCTTCGAGAACGGCGCGATTGGAACGGTCGAAGGCACGCGTTTCGCTCCCGGCCGCAAGAACCACAACCGGTTCGAGATCAACGGCAGCAAGGGCTCTCTGGCCTTCGACCTCGAGCGGATGAACGAGCTCGAACTCTACGAAGAAGACGGAAGCGAGAGCGGCTTCCGCACCATCCTCGCTACCGACCCGAGCCACCCCTACGTCTCGGCCTGGTGGCCGCCGGGCCACATCATCGGCTACGAGCACACCTTCATTCACACCGTGCTGGATTTCATGCGCGGGATCGAAACGGGCCGGTCACCCGAACCCAACTTCGAGGACGGCGTGAAGAACCAACGCTTGCTGGATACGATCGAGCGATCCCACACGAGCCGCGGCTGGGAGCAGGTATGA